Proteins co-encoded in one Prescottella sp. R16 genomic window:
- a CDS encoding arylsulfatase: MTESEFDERGVPVDLSPERRAYHDFRGRVGRTIADSESYWPPRPSAQGAPNIVVILCDDLGYSDIGCFGSEIPTPNIDRLADEGLRYTNFHVTPMCSPTRAALLTGRNAHAAGVGYVAHADPGFPSLAMELADDVPTVAETLRGAGYATMAVGKWHLCKDNDDHDAASMDSWPLQRGFERFYGFLGGMTDLHNPPAILRGNEQISPDSYPPGYYFTDDITDEAVRMVKSVKAADPAKPVFLYVAHGAVHAPLHAKPEDIDRHRGAYSGGWDNLRENRFRRQQELGIVRPDTALSPRNVEAGDSVPSWDSLDPDRQAVFARYMEVYAAMVDSVDQSLGRVRAVFEDLGEWDNTIVLFTSDNGASREGEEDGTMQYFDALRRFHDKGSRADGFARDLETIDLVGTARSMPHYPRGWAMASNTPFRLYKVNTHAGGHTVPTVLSWPRRLSGYGGQIRRQYVHAVDLYPTLLELAGVPDVDHRQGVPLKPLDGSSFAGTMASGDAPHDRGGQHYEMFGHRGYHEDGWEIVSRHVTGNPFDDSEYELYDLRSDPTETTDLADVYPDKVAELSKRWERAAWENQVFPLDEGSGLKRALRPARESAMSQPVRILPGTPTLERYRSAQLVALRSYRITVDVDLAVGDRGTLVAHGGQYSGYGLYIDDDGLRYVHNAYGTVDEIRYRSLTPGRQEIVLDVHAHDASTLTVGLEVGGRRVAELSRVSSMAGQALFQGIDVGIDRRSPVSWDNFLAHGAFPFTGRLVAVGYEPGARLADVGPAAVERLRALALKQE; encoded by the coding sequence ATGACCGAGTCCGAATTCGACGAACGTGGTGTGCCGGTCGACCTTTCTCCGGAGCGGCGCGCCTACCACGATTTCCGTGGTCGGGTCGGCAGGACCATCGCCGATTCCGAGTCCTACTGGCCGCCGCGACCGTCCGCGCAGGGAGCGCCGAACATCGTCGTGATTCTGTGCGACGACCTCGGCTACTCCGACATCGGGTGCTTCGGTTCGGAGATCCCGACACCGAACATCGACCGGTTGGCCGACGAGGGGCTGAGGTACACCAATTTCCATGTCACCCCCATGTGTTCGCCCACGCGGGCCGCGCTCCTGACCGGCCGGAACGCGCATGCCGCCGGTGTCGGATACGTCGCCCATGCGGATCCTGGCTTCCCTTCCCTGGCAATGGAGTTGGCGGACGATGTGCCGACGGTCGCGGAGACGCTGCGTGGTGCCGGCTACGCGACGATGGCGGTCGGAAAGTGGCACCTCTGCAAGGACAACGACGACCATGACGCGGCGTCCATGGATTCGTGGCCACTGCAGCGCGGCTTCGAACGGTTCTACGGTTTCCTCGGCGGGATGACGGACCTGCACAACCCGCCGGCGATCCTGCGTGGCAACGAACAGATCTCGCCGGACAGCTATCCGCCCGGCTACTACTTCACCGACGACATCACCGACGAGGCCGTTCGGATGGTGAAGTCGGTGAAGGCCGCCGACCCGGCCAAGCCGGTCTTCCTCTACGTCGCACACGGCGCCGTCCACGCGCCGCTGCACGCCAAGCCCGAGGACATCGACCGGCACCGTGGGGCGTACTCGGGTGGCTGGGACAATTTGCGAGAGAACCGCTTCCGCCGCCAGCAGGAGTTGGGCATCGTCCGTCCCGATACCGCCTTGTCCCCGCGCAACGTCGAGGCGGGGGATTCGGTGCCGTCGTGGGACAGCCTCGACCCGGACCGGCAGGCGGTGTTCGCCCGCTACATGGAGGTTTATGCCGCGATGGTCGACAGCGTCGACCAGAGCCTGGGCCGGGTGCGCGCAGTGTTCGAGGACCTCGGCGAGTGGGACAACACCATCGTCCTGTTCACGTCGGACAACGGCGCCTCACGTGAGGGCGAGGAGGACGGGACGATGCAGTACTTCGATGCCCTGCGCCGCTTCCACGACAAGGGCAGCCGCGCCGACGGCTTCGCGCGTGACCTCGAAACGATCGACCTCGTCGGGACGGCCAGGTCCATGCCGCACTACCCGCGGGGATGGGCGATGGCGTCGAACACGCCGTTCCGTCTCTACAAGGTGAATACGCACGCCGGCGGGCACACGGTTCCGACGGTCCTGTCGTGGCCCCGCCGACTCTCCGGATATGGCGGTCAGATCCGTCGGCAGTACGTCCACGCCGTGGATCTCTATCCGACCCTGCTCGAGCTGGCCGGTGTCCCGGACGTCGACCACCGGCAGGGTGTTCCGCTGAAGCCGTTGGACGGCAGCAGCTTTGCCGGGACGATGGCGTCGGGCGACGCTCCACACGACCGTGGCGGTCAGCACTACGAGATGTTCGGGCACCGCGGCTACCACGAGGACGGTTGGGAGATCGTCAGCCGCCACGTCACGGGAAACCCCTTCGACGACAGCGAATACGAACTGTACGACCTGCGTTCCGATCCGACCGAGACGACGGACCTGGCCGACGTGTACCCGGACAAGGTCGCCGAGCTGTCGAAGCGGTGGGAACGGGCCGCGTGGGAGAACCAGGTGTTCCCGCTCGACGAGGGCAGTGGACTCAAACGCGCGCTCCGGCCGGCCCGCGAGTCGGCGATGTCGCAGCCGGTGCGCATACTCCCCGGTACACCGACGCTCGAACGCTATCGCTCGGCCCAGTTGGTGGCGTTGCGGTCGTATCGCATCACCGTCGACGTGGATCTCGCGGTCGGTGACAGGGGGACGCTGGTCGCGCACGGCGGACAGTACAGCGGGTACGGCCTCTACATCGACGACGACGGACTCCGCTACGTTCACAACGCGTACGGAACCGTGGACGAGATCCGGTACCGGAGCCTCACGCCCGGCCGTCAGGAGATCGTGCTGGATGTGCACGCCCACGACGCCTCCACGCTGACGGTTGGTCTCGAAGTCGGTGGGCGGCGTGTGGCGGAGCTGTCCCGGGTCTCCTCGATGGCGGGGCAGGCGCTCTTCCAGGGGATCGACGTCGGGATCGACCGGCGCTCCCCGGTGTCGTGGGACAACTTCCTCGCCCATGGCGCCTTCCCGTTCACCGGTCGACTCGTCGCCGTCGGGTACGAACCGGGTGCTCGGCTCGCCGACGTGGGACCGGCGGCCGTCGAGCGATTGCGGGCTCTGGCGCTGAAGCAGGAGTAG